TCCCCTCCTTACGTCACCGCCCCCGGCGCCGCCACCGGTTCACCAGTCCGCGACCGCCAGCCCGTACATCGTCAGCCACACGACGCCGATGAGGGTGAGGGCACGGTCGCGCAGGATGACGTCCTCGGGCTCGCCGGCGGTGCCCCGGTCGGCGAAGACGGCGTAGCGGAGGACGGCCAGAACGAAGGCGATCATGGAGAGTTGCCGCCAGGGCAGCACGCCGGTGGTGGGCACGCCGCCCTCTTCCAGAGCCCAGAGGCAGTAGCCGAGCACCGCGACGCCGGCGGCCAACTGCCAGACGAAGCGGAGGTATCCGGCGGTGTACTCGGTGAGCAGGGCCCGAGTGGCGCCCGCCCGGTCGGCCAGTTGCACGGCCTCCGAGTACCGCTTGGCGGCGACCATGAACAGCGCGCCGAACCCGGTGGTGATCAGGAACCAGCGTGAGAGGGGGATGCCCAGCGCGAGCCCGCCAATCATCGCCCGCATCAGGAACCCGGCGGTGACGACCGCCAGATCGACGACCAGGACGTGCTTGAGGCTGACGCAGTAGGCGAGTTGGAGGCCGAGGTACGCCGTCAGCAGCGCGGCGGTGTACGGCGAGCAGAGCCAGGCGGCGGCGAGCGGCGCGAGCACGGCCAGGGCGATCCCGACTCCGTACGCGACCGGCACGGGCACCTGCCCGGCGGCGACCGGGCGGTGCCGCTTGACGGGGTGCGCGCGGTCCGCGTCGGCGTCCCGGGCGTCGTTGACGAGGTACACGGCGGCGGCGCAGGCCGTGAAGAGGGCGAAGACGAGGGGGAGTTGGACGAGCGCGCGAGGAGTGAAGAGCTCCCCGGCCGCCGCGGGCGCGGCGACGACGAGGGTGTTCTTGATCCATTGCCGGGGACGGGTCGTCCGCAGAAGCCCGCGGACGAGGCCGGCCTTCTGGGGCGCCTGGCCGGAAATCGTCCGGCGCTCCACGACCACGGCGCGCCCTGCCACCGTGCGCTCAGCCCCCGTGCGCCCTGCCACCGTGCGCTCAGCCATCGCCGCTCACCACCCAGCGTGCGCCCAGCCGTGCCGTGAGCGCCCCGAGGACCACGCCCGCCGCCACGTCCGACGGATAGTGCACGCCGACGACGAGCCGGGAGAGACACATCGCGGCGGCGAGCGGTGCGGCGGCGGACAGCAACAGTGGGGCGCCCAGGGCTCCGTGGGCCACGACGGCGACCGCTGCCGCCGCCGAACTCGCGTGCGAGCTGGGGAAGGAGTGCCGTCCGACCGTGCGGACCAGGGGCTCGACGTGGGCGGGGCGCGGCCGTCGTACGACGCGCTTGACGCCCATGCTGGCCAGATGCGCCCCGGCGGTCAGCGCCGTGCCGCGCAGCCACACGCGACGCCGCTCCCGGTCGACGGCGGCACCCGCCAGTCCGGCCGCGAGCCACAGCAGCCCGTGCTCCCCCACCCGGGACAGCCCACGGGCGGCGCGCGCGACTCGAGGGTCGGCACCACGGGCGTGCAGCGCGGAGAGCAGCCGCCGGTCCAGTCCCCGCACACCCTCGACGACGTCAACTTCATCCATGCGACGCCACTCTTCTAGGTGACCGGCCCAGAGCTACGGCAATTTTGGCCGACATCCCACTAATCACCCATTTCGGTGAGGCGGCAGAGCGGCCGTGCCGAAGCGCCCGGATCCTCCGCATACGCGGCGATACGGTCGCGAGCATGCCAGCCGACGCCGTCCCGACCTCCCCGGCTCCCCCGCCCGCCGGCCCACGCCGCCCCGCCTCCGCCTCCGCCCCGGCCTCCGCCTCCGTCCCGTCCTCCGCTCCCGTCACGGTCACCGGTTGGGGCCGCACCGCCCCGTCAGCCGCCCGGCTGTTCCGCCCGCGGACGTACGAGGAGGCCGCGGCCGCCGTACGGGCGTGCGGGGCGCACGGGGCGCGGGGCGGGATCGCCCGGGGGCTGGGGCGGGCGTACGGCGACGCGGCGCAGAACGCGGGCGGCGCCGTCCTCGACATGACCGGCCTCGACCGCGTCCACGCCATCGACGCGGACGGCGGCACCGTGCTGTGCGACGCGGGCGTCTCGCTGCACCGGCTGATGGAGGTCCTGCTCCCCCTGGGCTGGTTCGTGCCGGTGACCCCGGGGACCCGTCAGGTGACCGTCGGGGGCGCCATCGCGGCCGACATCCACGGCAAGAACCACCATGTCTCCGGGTCGTTCGCCCGCCATGTCCTGTCCCTCGAACTGCTCACGGCCGACGGCGGGATCCGCACGGTCGTCCCCGGCACCCCGCTCTTCGACGCCACGGCCGGCGGCATGGGCCTCACCGGCGTCATCCTCACCGCGACCGTCCGCCTGCTCCCCGTCGAGACGTCCTGGATGTCCGTCGACACCGAACGTGCGCGCGACCTCGACGACCTCCTCGCCCGCCTGACGGCCACGGACCGCTACTACCGCTATTCGGTCGCCTGGATCGACCTGCTCGCCAGGGGCGCCGCGACGGGCCGGGCGGTGCTCACGCGCGGCGACCACGCGCCCCTGGACGCGCTGGAGGCGCTGCCGCGCCGGAACGGGCAGCGGCCGTCGCCGAGGACAGGGGCGGCGGCATCGCCGGGGACACCGCCGTCGGGATCGCTGTGGACACCGCCCTCTGGATCGCCGTGGAGAGCGTCCACGCGCGTGCGCGCGGGCCGTTCTTCGTTCGGTGAGGCGTTCCGGTTCCGGAGGGACATGCTCGCCAGTCCCTTGGAATTCCGCACCCCCAGCCTCCCGGCCGCTCCCTCCTTCGTCCCCGACGGTCTTCTCGGCCGCACGGCCATGGGGCTCTTCAACGAGTTCTGGTACCGCCGGGCACCCCGGGCCCGCACCGACGAACTCCAGCGGCTCTCCACCTTCTTCCACCCCCTCGACGGGGTCCCGCACTGGAACCGGATCTACGGCCGGTCCGGCTTCGTCCAGTACCAGTTCGTCGTCGGACACGGCCGGGAGGAGGCCCTGCGCCGGATCGTGGACCGGATCTCCGCGCGCCGCTGCCCGTCCTTCCTCGCCGTCCTGAAGCGGTTCGGCGAGGGCGACCCCGGCTGGCTGTCCTTCCCGATGCCCGGCTGGACCCTCGCCCTGGACATCCCGGCGAGCCTGCCCGGTCTCGGCGCCTTCCTGGACTCGCTCGACGAGGAGGTCGCGGCGGCGGGCGGCCGCGTCTACCTGGCGAAGGACGCCCGTCTACGGCCCGAGCTGCTGGCCTCGATGTATCCGAGGCTCCCCGAGTTCCGCGCACTGCGCGGGGAGTTGGACCCGGGCGGGGTCTTCGTGTCGGACCTGGCCCGCCGCCTCGGCCTGTGAGCGCCGGGCCCCCGAGCTCGGTGCACACCTCTGTCCCCCACACCCAGGAGCTGTCATGAAGGACGCCTTCGGCACCCCCCAGTCCCTGCTGATCCTCGGCGGTACGTCGGACATCGCACTCGCCACGGCACGCCGTCTGATCGCCCGCCGCACCCGCACGGTCTGGCTGGCGGGGCGCCCGTCGCAGGCCCTGGAGAACGCGGCCACCCATCTGCGCGGCCTCGGCGCGGAGACCCACACCATCACCTTCGACGCGCTCGACCCCGATTCCCACGAGGCGGTCCTCGGCAAGGTCTTCGCCGAGGGCGACATCGACATGGTCCTCCTCGCCTTCGGCGTCCTCGGCGACCAGGCGAACGACGAACGCGACCCGGTGTCCGCCGCGCGCGTCGCGCAGACGAACTACACCGGTGCCGTCTCGTCCGCCCTGGTCTGCGCGCGGGCGCTCCAGGCGCAGGGCCACGGCTCCCTGGTCGTCCTGTCCTCCGTCGCCGCCGAGCGGGCCCGCCGCTCCAACTTCATCTACGGCTCCAGCAAGGCCGGCCTCGACACCTTCACCCAGGGCCTCGGCGACGCCCTCCACGGCACCGGCGCCCACGTCATGCTCGTCCGCCCCGGCTTCGTCCGCACGAGCATGACGGCGGGCCGCCCGGAAAGCCCCTTCGCCACGACCCCGGAGGCCGTGGCCGTCGCCATCGAACTGGGTCTGCGCCGCCGCTCGGAGACGGTCTGGGTCCCGGGTTCACTGCGCCTGGTGATGGCAGCGCTGAGGCACGTACCGAGGGCGGTGTTCCGCCGCCTGCCGCTGTAGGGCGCGTCCTGCGCCCCGAAAGGGGCGCGGGGAACGGCGCGAACACCCCCGCCGACCCGCGGCCGCGAAGACCGCTCGCCACCCCTCCCGGAGCGCTCCGGTCCGACTCACCCGGCGGCCGACGTCACCGCGTCGGCAACCCCGCGGCCGACGTCACCGCGTGGGAAGCGTCGTGTCACCGACCGGCGCCCCCGCCTGGGGCGGCACCACGGATCCACCGAACGCGAACTCCCGCAGCTTGCGCCAGACCCCGTCGGAACCCTGCTCGTAGAGCGCGAACCCGGTGCAGGGCCACTGCGCCTCGTACCCGGCGAGCTCCTCGAACGCCCGGTCCATCGCCTCCTCGGCGATGCCGTGCGCCACGGTGACATGCGGGTGGTACGGAAAGTTCAACTCGCGTGCCACGGGCCCCGAGGCGTCCCGGACCTGCGTCTGCAACCAGGTGCAGGCCTCGGCCCCCTCGACGACCCGCACGTACACGACGGGCGACAGCGGGCGGAAGGTGCCCGTGCCGGACAGCCGCATCGGGAAGGGCCGCCCGGCCGCCGCGACCTCACCGAGGTGCTGCTCGACCGCCGGGAGGTCGGCGTCCTCGACCTCGGTCGGCGGCAGCAGCGTGACATGGGTGGGGATGCCGTGAGCCGCGGCGTCGCCGAAGCCCGCGCGCCGCTCCTGGAGCTGGCTGCCGTGGGGCTCCGGGACCGCGATCGACACACCGATCGTTACGGTCCCCACGTCGTCTCCTGTCGTCGTGTCATGCGAGTTGTCGTAGTCCTTGTCAGCCACGGCCCGTCGTACCTGTCGTCGTACCTGTCATCGGTCGTACGGACTGTCGGTCGTACCGGCTGTCGGTCGTACCGGCTATCGACTGTACGGCCACGGCGGTCCTCCGGGCAGGCGCAGCGGGAGTGATGTGCGGCGCTGTCGGTGGTGCGACGGGTGGTGCGGGAGGCGCTCGGGGGCAGAGGTGGTGCGGCTCAGTGCTTGGCGGGCAGGAAGCCCACCGCGTCGTACGCCTGGGCGAGCGTCTCCGCCGCGACCGCGCGCGCCTTCTCGGCTCCCTTGGCCAGGAGCGAGTCGAGCGTCTCCGGGTCGTCCAGATACTGCTGGGTGCGCTCCCGGAACGGCGTCACGAACTCGACCATGACCTCGGCGAGGTCCGTCTTGAGCGCACCGTAGCCCTTGCCGACGTACTTCTCCTCCAGTTCCGCGACACCCGTCCCCGTCAGGGTCGAGTAGATGCTCAGCAGGTTGCTGACGCCGGGCTTCTCAGCGGTGTCGAAGCGGATCACCGTGTCGGTGTCGGTGACCGCGCTCTTGACCTTCTTGGCGGTGACCTTCGGATCGTCGAGCAGGTTGATCAACCCCTTCGGGGTCGACGCCGACTTGCTCATCTTGATCGTGGGGTCCTGGAGGTCGTAGATCTTCGCCGTCTCCTTGAGGATGTACGGCTTCGGGATCGTGAAGGTCTCGCCGAAGCGGCCGTTGAAGCGCTCGGCGAGGTCACGGGTGAGCTCGATGTGCTGGCGCTGGTCCTCGCCGACCGGCACCTCGTTCGCCTGGTACAGCAGGATGTCCGCGACCTGGAGGATCGGGTACGTGAAGAGGCCGACGCTCGCGCGGTCGGCGCCCTGCTTGGCGGACTTGTCCTTGAACTGCGTCATACGGGAGGCCTCGCCGAAGCCGGTGAGGCAGTTCATGACCCAGCCGAGCTGCGCGTGCTCGGGGACGTGGCTCTGGACGAAGAGCGTGCAGCGTTCCGGGTCGAGACCGGCGGCGAGCAGCTGCGCGGCGGCGAGCCGGGTGTTGGCGCGCAGGTCCGCGGGGTCCTGCGCGACGGTGATCGCGTGCAGGTCGACGACCATGTAGAACGCGTCATGGGACTCCTGCAGGGCCACCCACTGGCGGACGGCGCCGAGGTAGTTGCCGAGGTGGAACGAGCCGGCGGTGGGCTGGATGCCGGAGAGCACGCGGGGTCGATCAGAGGCCATGCTCACCATTCTCTCAGGTATCCGGGGCCGTTCCGGAACCGACCGGAAACAGATGTGCCACGGGTGGGAACCGATCCGGCCCGGGCGGTGTACCCCTTGTGTGAGAACGCGGGAGGGGGGCCGCATCGTCGATGAGGCCGCGGTGGTCGCACGCGTACGCGCCGGGGAGCCGGAGGCCTATGCGGAGCTGGTGCGCGCCCATACGGGCATCGCGCTGCGGGCGGCGCGGGCGCTCGGCGCCGGTGCGGACGCGGAGGACGTGGTGCAGCAGGCCTTCTTCAAGGCGTACTGCTCACTGGGCCGCTTCCGGGACGGTGCCGCGTTCCGGCCGTGGTTTCTGTCGATCGTGGCCAATGAGACGAGGAACACAGTGCGGACAGCGGGGCGCCAGCGATCGCTGGCCGACCGGGAGGCCGCCTTCGTCGAGGCCGAGCCGCTGATACCGCCCTCGGCCGACCCGGCGGTCGCCGCGCTGGAGATAGAGCGGCGTGTCGCGCTCCTGGGCGCCCTGGAGAAGCTGAGCGAGGAACACCGGCTGGTCGTCACGTACCGCTATCTGCTGGAGATGGACGAGCCCGAGACGGCG
The DNA window shown above is from Streptomyces akebiae and carries:
- a CDS encoding decaprenylphospho-beta-D-erythro-pentofuranosid-2-ulose 2-reductase gives rise to the protein MKDAFGTPQSLLILGGTSDIALATARRLIARRTRTVWLAGRPSQALENAATHLRGLGAETHTITFDALDPDSHEAVLGKVFAEGDIDMVLLAFGVLGDQANDERDPVSAARVAQTNYTGAVSSALVCARALQAQGHGSLVVLSSVAAERARRSNFIYGSSKAGLDTFTQGLGDALHGTGAHVMLVRPGFVRTSMTAGRPESPFATTPEAVAVAIELGLRRRSETVWVPGSLRLVMAALRHVPRAVFRRLPL
- a CDS encoding FAD-binding oxidoreductase, whose product is MPADAVPTSPAPPPAGPRRPASASAPASASVPSSAPVTVTGWGRTAPSAARLFRPRTYEEAAAAVRACGAHGARGGIARGLGRAYGDAAQNAGGAVLDMTGLDRVHAIDADGGTVLCDAGVSLHRLMEVLLPLGWFVPVTPGTRQVTVGGAIAADIHGKNHHVSGSFARHVLSLELLTADGGIRTVVPGTPLFDATAGGMGLTGVILTATVRLLPVETSWMSVDTERARDLDDLLARLTATDRYYRYSVAWIDLLARGAATGRAVLTRGDHAPLDALEALPRRNGQRPSPRTGAAASPGTPPSGSLWTPPSGSPWRASTRVRAGRSSFGEAFRFRRDMLASPLEFRTPSLPAAPSFVPDGLLGRTAMGLFNEFWYRRAPRARTDELQRLSTFFHPLDGVPHWNRIYGRSGFVQYQFVVGHGREEALRRIVDRISARRCPSFLAVLKRFGEGDPGWLSFPMPGWTLALDIPASLPGLGAFLDSLDEEVAAAGGRVYLAKDARLRPELLASMYPRLPEFRALRGELDPGGVFVSDLARRLGL
- a CDS encoding decaprenyl-phosphate phosphoribosyltransferase gives rise to the protein MAGRAVVVERRTISGQAPQKAGLVRGLLRTTRPRQWIKNTLVVAAPAAAGELFTPRALVQLPLVFALFTACAAAVYLVNDARDADADRAHPVKRHRPVAAGQVPVPVAYGVGIALAVLAPLAAAWLCSPYTAALLTAYLGLQLAYCVSLKHVLVVDLAVVTAGFLMRAMIGGLALGIPLSRWFLITTGFGALFMVAAKRYSEAVQLADRAGATRALLTEYTAGYLRFVWQLAAGVAVLGYCLWALEEGGVPTTGVLPWRQLSMIAFVLAVLRYAVFADRGTAGEPEDVILRDRALTLIGVVWLTMYGLAVADW
- the trpS gene encoding tryptophan--tRNA ligase, which translates into the protein MASDRPRVLSGIQPTAGSFHLGNYLGAVRQWVALQESHDAFYMVVDLHAITVAQDPADLRANTRLAAAQLLAAGLDPERCTLFVQSHVPEHAQLGWVMNCLTGFGEASRMTQFKDKSAKQGADRASVGLFTYPILQVADILLYQANEVPVGEDQRQHIELTRDLAERFNGRFGETFTIPKPYILKETAKIYDLQDPTIKMSKSASTPKGLINLLDDPKVTAKKVKSAVTDTDTVIRFDTAEKPGVSNLLSIYSTLTGTGVAELEEKYVGKGYGALKTDLAEVMVEFVTPFRERTQQYLDDPETLDSLLAKGAEKARAVAAETLAQAYDAVGFLPAKH
- a CDS encoding RNA polymerase sigma factor — encoded protein: MRTREGGRIVDEAAVVARVRAGEPEAYAELVRAHTGIALRAARALGAGADAEDVVQQAFFKAYCSLGRFRDGAAFRPWFLSIVANETRNTVRTAGRQRSLADREAAFVEAEPLIPPSADPAVAALEIERRVALLGALEKLSEEHRLVVTYRYLLEMDEPETAAALGWPRGTVKSRLSRALRKLGRLLPEFEPGEPLGRKGGGGEGRG
- a CDS encoding 2'-5' RNA ligase family protein, whose translation is MGTVTIGVSIAVPEPHGSQLQERRAGFGDAAAHGIPTHVTLLPPTEVEDADLPAVEQHLGEVAAAGRPFPMRLSGTGTFRPLSPVVYVRVVEGAEACTWLQTQVRDASGPVARELNFPYHPHVTVAHGIAEEAMDRAFEELAGYEAQWPCTGFALYEQGSDGVWRKLREFAFGGSVVPPQAGAPVGDTTLPTR
- a CDS encoding phosphatase PAP2 family protein, encoding MDEVDVVEGVRGLDRRLLSALHARGADPRVARAARGLSRVGEHGLLWLAAGLAGAAVDRERRRVWLRGTALTAGAHLASMGVKRVVRRPRPAHVEPLVRTVGRHSFPSSHASSAAAAVAVVAHGALGAPLLLSAAAPLAAAMCLSRLVVGVHYPSDVAAGVVLGALTARLGARWVVSGDG